In the genome of Vidua macroura isolate BioBank_ID:100142 chromosome 19, ASM2450914v1, whole genome shotgun sequence, one region contains:
- the NARF gene encoding nuclear prelamin A recognition factor isoform X2, producing MKCENCTKKECSKKQKNDDTQSTSVDALSSNNGSEEKNEFDTLANAKILLSDCLACDSCMTVEEGARVFQQNQKEFFRILNLNKKCDTSKHKILAVSLCPQSLPYFAAKFNLSVNEAAKRLCGFLKSLGVHYVFDTTIAADFSILESQREFVQRYQRRNQEEHALPMFASACPGWIRYAERVLTNLVTSHICTAKSPQQIMGSLVKGYFAKQQNLSPDKIFHIVVAPCYDKKLEALREDFYTALYNSAEVDCVLTSGEIVQIMEQKDVSMKDVTEVAVDSLFDDLKEGDVVRHDGKRSDGYLEHIFKHAAKELFGVDVKEITYKALKNKDFQEVTLEKDGETVLRFAAAYGFRNIQNMVLKLKKGKFSYHFVEVLACPGGCLNGKGQAQTEDGKPDKALLAQMEEVYTAIPVRLPETNVHVQRMYQDWLEGMDSKKVQDTLHTTYSAVNQSTSSLDIKW from the exons ATGAAGTGCGAGAACTGCACCAAAAAG gaatgcagtaaaaaacagaaaaatgacgATACGCAAAGTACATCTGTTGATGCATTGAGTTCAAATAATGGCTCTGAAGAG AAAAATGAGTTTGATACATTGGCTAATGCTAAAATACTCCTTAGCGACTGCCTAGCTTGTGACAGTTGCATGACAGTGGAAGAAGGAGCCAGAGTTTTCCAACAGAATCAGAAGGAGTTCTTTCGTATTCTCAACCTTAATAAG AAATGTGATAcctcaaaacacaaaatattggCAGTGTCTCTATGCCCTCAGTCATTGCCTTATTTTGCTGCTAAATTCAATCTCTCTGTGAATGAAGCAGCCAAGAGACTCTGTGGTTTCCTCAAAAGTCTTG GGGTGCATTATGTATTTGACACCACTATAGCTGCAGATTTCAGTATCCTGGAGAGCCAGAGGGAATTTGTGCAGCGGTACCAACGGAGGAACCAGGAGGAACATGCCTTACCAATGTTTGCCTCTGCTTGCCCTG GTTGGATCCGATATGCTGAAAGGGTACTCACCAACCTGGTGACCTCCCACATTTGCACTGCAAAGTCTCCACAGCAGATCATGGGCTCCCTAGTGAAGGGCTACTTTGCCAAGCAGCAG AACTTGTCTCCTGATAAAATTTTCCATATAGTTGTGGCACCTTGTTATGACAAAAAGCTGGAAGCATTGAGGGAAGATTTCTACACTGCCTTGTATAATTCAGCAGAAGTTGATTGTGTCCTGACATCAG GTGAAATTGTCCAAATAATGGAACAGAAAGATGTGTCGATGAAAGATGTGACTGAAGTAGCTGTAGATAGTTT GTTTGATGACTTAAAGGAGGGAGATGTAGTAAGGCATGATGGGAAGAGATCTGATGGTTATCTGGagcacatttttaaacatgCTGCAAAGGAGCTTTTCGGCGTGGATGTCAAGGAGATAACCTACAAAGCATTAAA GAACAAGGACTTTCAAGAAGTTACCCTTGAAAAGGATGGGGAGACAGTGCTGCGTTTTGCAGCAGCATATGGCTTCAGAAATATCCAAAACATGGTCCTGAAgttgaaaaaaggaaagttttccTACCATTTTGTAGAAGTCCTTGCCTGCCCAGGAG ggtGCCTCAATGGAAAGGGCCAGGCCCAAACTGAGGATGGCAAACCAGACAAAGCCCTGCTTGCCCAGATGGAAGAGGTGTACACTGCAATTCCTGTCAGGCTGCCAGAAACCAACGTGCACGTGCAGAGGATGTACCAGGACTGGCTGGAGGGCATGGACTCCAAGAAGGTCCAGGACACTTTGCACACCACGTACAGTGCAGTAAATCAAAGCACGAGCAGCTTGGACATCAAATGGTAA
- the NARF gene encoding nuclear prelamin A recognition factor isoform X1 produces MKCENCTKKECSKKQKNDDTQSTSVDALSSNNGSEEKNEFDTLANAKILLSDCLACDSCMTVEEGARVFQQNQKEFFRILNLNKKCDTSKHKILAVSLCPQSLPYFAAKFNLSVNEAAKRLCGFLKSLGVHYVFDTTIAADFSILESQREFVQRYQRRNQEEHALPMFASACPGWIRYAERVLTNLVTSHICTAKSPQQIMGSLVKGYFAKQQNLSPDKIFHIVVAPCYDKKLEALREDFYTALYNSAEVDCVLTSGEIVQIMEQKDVSMKDVTEVAVDSLNKDFQEVTLEKDGETVLRFAAAYGFRNIQNMVLKLKKGKFSYHFVEVLACPGGCLNGKGQAQTEDGKPDKALLAQMEEVYTAIPVRLPETNVHVQRMYQDWLEGMDSKKVQDTLHTTYSAVNQSTSSLDIKW; encoded by the exons ATGAAGTGCGAGAACTGCACCAAAAAG gaatgcagtaaaaaacagaaaaatgacgATACGCAAAGTACATCTGTTGATGCATTGAGTTCAAATAATGGCTCTGAAGAG AAAAATGAGTTTGATACATTGGCTAATGCTAAAATACTCCTTAGCGACTGCCTAGCTTGTGACAGTTGCATGACAGTGGAAGAAGGAGCCAGAGTTTTCCAACAGAATCAGAAGGAGTTCTTTCGTATTCTCAACCTTAATAAG AAATGTGATAcctcaaaacacaaaatattggCAGTGTCTCTATGCCCTCAGTCATTGCCTTATTTTGCTGCTAAATTCAATCTCTCTGTGAATGAAGCAGCCAAGAGACTCTGTGGTTTCCTCAAAAGTCTTG GGGTGCATTATGTATTTGACACCACTATAGCTGCAGATTTCAGTATCCTGGAGAGCCAGAGGGAATTTGTGCAGCGGTACCAACGGAGGAACCAGGAGGAACATGCCTTACCAATGTTTGCCTCTGCTTGCCCTG GTTGGATCCGATATGCTGAAAGGGTACTCACCAACCTGGTGACCTCCCACATTTGCACTGCAAAGTCTCCACAGCAGATCATGGGCTCCCTAGTGAAGGGCTACTTTGCCAAGCAGCAG AACTTGTCTCCTGATAAAATTTTCCATATAGTTGTGGCACCTTGTTATGACAAAAAGCTGGAAGCATTGAGGGAAGATTTCTACACTGCCTTGTATAATTCAGCAGAAGTTGATTGTGTCCTGACATCAG GTGAAATTGTCCAAATAATGGAACAGAAAGATGTGTCGATGAAAGATGTGACTGAAGTAGCTGTAGATAGTTT GAACAAGGACTTTCAAGAAGTTACCCTTGAAAAGGATGGGGAGACAGTGCTGCGTTTTGCAGCAGCATATGGCTTCAGAAATATCCAAAACATGGTCCTGAAgttgaaaaaaggaaagttttccTACCATTTTGTAGAAGTCCTTGCCTGCCCAGGAG ggtGCCTCAATGGAAAGGGCCAGGCCCAAACTGAGGATGGCAAACCAGACAAAGCCCTGCTTGCCCAGATGGAAGAGGTGTACACTGCAATTCCTGTCAGGCTGCCAGAAACCAACGTGCACGTGCAGAGGATGTACCAGGACTGGCTGGAGGGCATGGACTCCAAGAAGGTCCAGGACACTTTGCACACCACGTACAGTGCAGTAAATCAAAGCACGAGCAGCTTGGACATCAAATGGTAA
- the LOC128816661 gene encoding cytochrome b-245 chaperone 1, with translation MYMLVEKRTNSHLHLKRSPGIRSWSLCVGIASIGLAAAYYSADSLAWKLFYMAGCFFVAAQNLEQWEEAVFDKNKGTICLKTFNLYKKILTLSKGGNEQVVAVLNEIRDVNVEEEAVRYFGKGYLVVLRFVTGFSHPLTQSAVLGCRSDVEAVAKLITSFLELDRVETPQDFSQSSETEASDADEPQVKY, from the exons ATGTACATGTTGGTTGAAAAACGCACAAATTCCCATCTTCACCTAAAGAGGTCACCTGGCATCCGATCCTGGTCTCTCTGTGTTG GAATAGCCTCCATAGGTTTGGCTGCTGCTTATTATAGTGCAG ACAGCTTGGCATGGAAGCTCTTCTACATGGCTGGGTGTTTCTTTGTGGCAGCCCAGAATCTGGAGCAGTGGGAG GAAGCTGTATTTGACAAGAACAAGGGAACAATCTGCCTAAAAACATTCAACCTCTACAAAAAAATACTGACCTTGTCAAAAGGAGGCAATGAACAAG TGGTGGCCGTGCTGAACGAGATCCGTGATGTGAACGTGGAGGAGGAGGCCGTGCGCTATTTCGGGAAGGGTTACCTGGTCGTGCTGCGCTTCGTCACCGGCTTCTCACACCCGCTCACCCAGagtgcagtgctgggctgcagaAG TGATGTGGAAGCAGTTGCCAAACTCATTACGAGTTTTCTGGAACTGGACAGAGTAGAGACCCCACAAGATTTCTCCCAGAGCAGTGAAACAGAGGCAAGTGATGCAGATGAACCACAGGTTAAATACTGA